In the Chryseobacterium sp. MYb264 genome, one interval contains:
- the prfH gene encoding peptide chain release factor H has product MEKLIQITSGRGPLECQWVVAKVLKTFLEEAKNNNIDYEIIHRENGDENLTLKSVTILLKAQILNDFLKTWLGSICWTGKSTFRKLHKRSNWFIGVFELEGLDKIQFNEKDIQFQTTRSQGSGGQNVNKVNTAVRATHIPTGQSVFVQDSRSQLENKKLSISRLKEKVLEQNIIQLQKRMQETWNNHLQVQRGNPIRTFAGTDFKKNHQEKSFKKQRSQLKNELKNYKNDLN; this is encoded by the coding sequence ATGGAAAAACTCATACAAATAACCTCAGGAAGAGGACCTTTGGAATGCCAATGGGTCGTTGCCAAAGTGCTGAAAACTTTCCTTGAGGAAGCAAAAAATAATAATATAGACTATGAAATCATCCATCGTGAAAATGGGGATGAAAACCTTACTTTGAAATCTGTGACCATCCTTTTAAAAGCCCAAATTTTAAATGACTTTTTAAAAACCTGGCTAGGAAGTATTTGCTGGACAGGAAAAAGTACATTCCGGAAACTTCATAAAAGAAGTAACTGGTTTATTGGAGTTTTTGAACTGGAAGGTTTGGACAAGATTCAATTTAATGAAAAAGATATTCAGTTTCAGACCACGAGAAGTCAGGGAAGTGGCGGACAAAATGTAAATAAAGTGAACACGGCGGTTCGGGCAACTCATATTCCGACGGGGCAAAGTGTTTTCGTTCAGGATTCGCGCTCACAATTGGAGAATAAAAAATTGTCAATTTCAAGACTGAAAGAAAAAGTGTTGGAACAGAATATTATTCAGCTTCAAAAAAGAATGCAGGAAACATGGAATAATCATTTGCAGGTGCAAAGAGGAAACCCGATCAGAACATTTGCCGGAACAGATTTTAAAAAGAATCATCAGGAAAAATCTTTCAAAAAACAGAGAAGTCAACTGAAAAACGAGTTAAAAAACTACAAAAATGACCTTAACTAA
- a CDS encoding nucleotidyltransferase domain-containing protein: MGAPHNIKRYGEVWPEFRIQHGLEILEKLKEKVIISGGWAWHFMSEIGHTEYKHAHDHKDIDVFVRKENIAEVVMILQQEGFQKVWTRYDHLPSEENFRRYEKTIEMENGKFHRITIDFFEKNDLEIVETNGFTVVKPDVLLSFYRNIHSSDKCWAVMAAKDLLEKGIDPVGHPKLSEMPKIN; encoded by the coding sequence ATGGGAGCACCACATAACATAAAAAGATACGGCGAAGTCTGGCCGGAATTTAGAATTCAACACGGACTGGAAATTTTAGAGAAATTAAAAGAAAAAGTCATTATTTCAGGAGGTTGGGCATGGCATTTTATGTCTGAAATCGGACACACGGAATATAAACACGCTCATGATCATAAGGATATTGATGTTTTTGTACGAAAGGAGAATATTGCTGAGGTGGTTATGATTCTTCAGCAGGAAGGTTTTCAGAAAGTCTGGACGAGATATGATCATCTTCCAAGCGAAGAAAATTTTCGCAGGTACGAGAAAACAATAGAAATGGAAAACGGAAAATTCCACAGAATCACGATCGATTTCTTTGAGAAAAATGATCTGGAAATTGTCGAAACCAACGGATTTACGGTGGTGAAACCTGATGTTTTGCTTTCGTTTTACAGAAATATCCATTCCAGTGATAAATGTTGGGCGGTAATGGCGGCAAAAGATTTATTGGAAAAAGGAATTGATCCTGTTGGTCATCCGAAATTAAGTGAAATGCCCAAAATAAACTGA
- a CDS encoding RtcB family protein encodes MGNLKLKGKDILKIGYPNNQSVNIALEVMKRNFATKNIHHVKSLLKEILQNPEQFEKDLTFGQIAEALLSSRKTEKRMLNTNRATFNIFGNNISDEAKNQLYTALKLPISTQGALMPDAHSGYGLPIGGVLAVENAVIPYGVGMDIGCRMSLSILDTPISYLDGARDKYEKALAEHTKFGMYETHKSHIDHEIFDRDTFDMIPILRRLKGKAIKQMGSSGGGNHFVEFGEVEITEEDEQIGLPKGKYLGILSHSGSRGLGAEIAQYYSRVAAEQCPLPKEAQQFAWLDLSTHLGLEYWTAMNLAGDYASACHDDIHRRLVKAVGGRVKARIENHHNFAWKEIHNGREVIVHRKGATPANENELGMIPGSMTAKGFIVRGKGNPDSLNSASHGAGRAHSRGECRSLFTQNDIKKELKLKNVTLMGGNTEEAPMAYKDINEVMNAQSELVDILGTFQPRIVRMDK; translated from the coding sequence ATGGGAAATTTAAAACTTAAAGGAAAAGATATATTAAAAATAGGCTATCCAAACAATCAGAGTGTGAACATCGCTTTGGAAGTCATGAAAAGAAATTTTGCAACGAAAAATATTCATCATGTAAAATCTCTTTTAAAGGAAATTCTGCAAAATCCGGAACAGTTTGAAAAAGATTTAACGTTCGGACAAATCGCAGAAGCTTTGCTTTCATCCAGGAAAACAGAAAAAAGAATGCTTAATACAAACAGAGCAACTTTTAATATTTTCGGAAACAATATTTCGGATGAAGCAAAAAACCAACTGTATACCGCTTTGAAACTTCCAATTTCAACGCAGGGCGCTTTAATGCCCGATGCACATAGCGGGTACGGACTTCCGATTGGAGGTGTTCTTGCCGTAGAAAATGCCGTAATTCCTTATGGAGTCGGCATGGATATCGGTTGTAGAATGAGCCTGAGTATTTTGGATACCCCTATTTCATATCTTGACGGAGCAAGAGATAAATATGAAAAAGCTCTTGCTGAGCATACTAAATTCGGAATGTATGAAACACATAAATCTCACATCGATCACGAAATTTTCGACAGAGATACGTTTGATATGATTCCGATTTTAAGAAGATTAAAAGGAAAAGCCATTAAACAAATGGGAAGTTCCGGTGGCGGAAATCACTTTGTGGAATTCGGAGAAGTAGAAATCACAGAAGAAGACGAACAAATCGGACTTCCAAAAGGAAAATACCTAGGAATTCTTTCACACAGTGGATCTCGTGGATTGGGAGCGGAAATCGCTCAATATTATTCGAGAGTGGCGGCAGAACAATGTCCGTTGCCAAAAGAAGCACAGCAATTTGCGTGGTTAGATTTAAGCACACATCTCGGTTTGGAATATTGGACGGCAATGAATTTAGCAGGAGATTATGCTTCAGCCTGTCACGATGATATTCACAGAAGATTGGTAAAAGCAGTCGGAGGAAGAGTGAAGGCAAGAATTGAAAATCATCACAATTTCGCGTGGAAGGAAATTCACAACGGAAGAGAAGTCATTGTTCACAGAAAGGGAGCAACTCCTGCGAATGAAAATGAATTAGGAATGATTCCCGGCTCAATGACGGCAAAAGGTTTTATCGTTCGCGGGAAAGGAAATCCGGATTCGTTGAACTCGGCTTCGCACGGAGCGGGAAGAGCGCATTCTAGAGGTGAATGCAGAAGTTTATTCACTCAAAATGACATTAAAAAAGAATTAAAACTCAAAAATGTCACATTAATGGGTGGAAATACGGAAGAAGCTCCAATGGCTTACAAAGACATCAATGAAGTGATGAATGCGCAAAGTGAACTGGTGGATATTCTTGGAACTTTCCAGCCTCGAATTGTGAGAATGGATAAATAA
- a CDS encoding M28 family peptidase, whose protein sequence is MNSINTSADSILVNQHLKALVETPQFRNYQNLEQLNSVADYIFKNFTQYADETTFQEYKVDGKTYKNVICSFGTEHTKRIIVGAHYDVCGDQKGADDNATGVTALLELARMLKGQKLNYRIDLVAYTLEEPPFFRTENMGSYIHAKYLKDNHIEVYGMASVEMIGYFKDEKNSQSFPVGALSWIYGNKGDFITLVKRFSGSGKFVRNFVANFKESKQIKTETFPAPKFVKGVDFSDHLNYWKFNYPALMITDTSFFRNKNYHEPTDTLETLDLQRMTKVIDAIFISLINLK, encoded by the coding sequence TTGAATAGTATAAACACTTCGGCAGATAGTATTTTGGTAAATCAACATTTAAAAGCGCTTGTTGAAACGCCACAATTTCGGAATTATCAAAATTTAGAACAGCTGAATTCTGTTGCCGATTATATTTTTAAAAACTTCACTCAATATGCCGATGAAACGACCTTTCAGGAATATAAAGTTGATGGAAAGACCTATAAAAATGTAATTTGTTCTTTCGGAACGGAACATACAAAAAGAATCATCGTAGGAGCTCATTATGATGTTTGCGGCGATCAAAAAGGAGCGGATGATAATGCGACGGGAGTGACGGCTCTTTTAGAATTGGCCAGAATGTTGAAAGGGCAAAAACTCAATTACAGAATAGATTTAGTTGCATATACATTAGAGGAACCACCGTTTTTCAGAACTGAAAATATGGGAAGTTATATTCATGCAAAATACCTCAAAGACAATCATATTGAAGTGTACGGAATGGCAAGTGTGGAAATGATCGGCTATTTTAAAGATGAAAAAAATTCACAAAGCTTTCCGGTGGGTGCGCTTTCCTGGATTTATGGTAACAAAGGAGATTTTATCACTTTGGTTAAAAGATTCAGTGGTTCAGGAAAATTTGTAAGAAATTTTGTTGCTAATTTTAAAGAATCAAAGCAAATAAAAACAGAAACATTTCCCGCTCCGAAGTTCGTAAAAGGAGTAGATTTTTCTGACCATCTTAATTATTGGAAATTTAATTATCCGGCTTTAATGATCACAGATACATCATTTTTCAGAAATAAAAATTATCACGAACCGACAGATACTTTGGAAACGCTCGATCTACAGCGAATGACGAAGGTGATTGATGCTATTTTCATCAGCTTGATTAATTTGAAGTAA
- the scpA gene encoding methylmalonyl-CoA mutase, protein MRREVQNKTPQFNITEKITEIYPFEKDGLQLKSSYKKEDVKDESLTETSPGSAPYLRGPYTTMYVQKPWTIRQYAGFSTAEESNAFYRRNLAAGQKGLSVAFDLATHRGYDSDHGRVVGDVGKAGVAIDSVEDMKILFNEIPLDQISVSMTMNGAVLPILSFYIVAAEEQGVAQDLLSGTIQNDILKEFMVRNTYIYPPAPSMKIIADIFEYTSRNIPKFNSISISGYHMQEAGATPVLEMAYTLADGLEYVRTGIKAGMNVDDFAPRLSFFWAIGMNHFMEIAKMRAARYIWAELLKQFNPQNPKSLALRTHSQTSGWSLTEQEPFNNITRTAIEALSSALGGTQSLHTNALDEAIALPTDYSAKIARNTQIILQQESGICDVVDPMGGSNLVESLTQQMIEEAMKYIDEVEQEGGMTKAIEAGIPKMRIEEAAARKQAKIDSGEEFIIGVNSFRSALKQDQIEILDIDNTEVRRKQIERLESIKLNRNSETVEQILNEIRESAKTGKGNLLALCIEAARRRVTLGEMSDAMEESFGRYKANIRTISGVYAMNAGKNEYFEKALNLTQKFEEEEGRRPRLMVAKMGQDGHDRGAKVVATAFADMGFDVDVAPLFQTPEEVAKQAVENDIHILGVSSLAAGHKTLVPQVVEELKKLGADDITIVVGGVIPQQDYEFLYANGADFIFGPGTNLPKCAVDILEKFLN, encoded by the coding sequence ATGAGAAGAGAAGTTCAGAACAAAACTCCTCAATTTAATATAACTGAAAAAATAACTGAAATCTATCCTTTTGAAAAAGATGGATTACAGTTGAAGTCTTCCTATAAAAAAGAAGATGTTAAAGATGAATCTTTAACAGAAACATCCCCCGGAAGTGCCCCTTATTTACGAGGTCCCTACACGACGATGTATGTTCAGAAACCGTGGACAATTCGTCAGTATGCCGGTTTTTCCACAGCAGAAGAATCCAATGCTTTTTATCGAAGAAATCTGGCGGCAGGACAAAAAGGACTTTCAGTAGCCTTCGATCTGGCGACACACAGAGGGTATGATTCAGATCACGGAAGAGTGGTAGGAGACGTTGGAAAAGCGGGCGTTGCCATCGATTCTGTGGAGGATATGAAAATCTTGTTTAATGAAATACCGTTAGATCAGATTTCCGTTTCCATGACGATGAATGGCGCAGTTTTACCGATTTTGTCTTTCTACATCGTGGCTGCAGAAGAGCAGGGCGTTGCTCAGGATTTGCTTTCAGGAACCATTCAGAATGATATTTTAAAGGAATTCATGGTGAGAAATACTTACATCTATCCACCGGCACCTTCCATGAAAATCATTGCTGATATTTTCGAATATACGTCTAGAAATATTCCGAAATTCAACTCGATTTCTATTTCAGGATATCACATGCAGGAAGCAGGTGCAACACCGGTGCTGGAAATGGCGTACACGCTTGCAGACGGTTTGGAATACGTAAGAACCGGGATAAAAGCAGGAATGAATGTTGATGATTTCGCCCCAAGATTATCTTTCTTCTGGGCCATCGGAATGAATCACTTCATGGAAATCGCAAAAATGCGTGCCGCAAGATATATTTGGGCTGAATTATTAAAGCAATTTAATCCTCAAAATCCAAAATCCCTGGCCTTGAGAACCCATTCCCAGACTTCTGGATGGTCTTTAACTGAACAGGAACCTTTTAACAATATTACAAGAACAGCCATTGAAGCCTTATCTTCAGCGTTGGGCGGAACTCAGTCTCTTCACACCAATGCCTTGGACGAAGCCATTGCCCTTCCGACAGATTATTCAGCGAAAATTGCGAGAAATACTCAGATTATTCTTCAGCAGGAAAGCGGAATTTGCGATGTTGTAGATCCTATGGGTGGAAGTAATCTGGTGGAATCTCTGACTCAGCAAATGATCGAGGAAGCCATGAAATACATTGATGAGGTTGAACAGGAAGGCGGAATGACAAAAGCCATCGAAGCCGGAATTCCAAAGATGAGAATTGAAGAAGCGGCGGCAAGAAAGCAGGCTAAAATTGATAGCGGCGAGGAATTTATCATCGGAGTTAATTCTTTCAGATCTGCTTTAAAACAAGATCAGATCGAAATATTAGATATTGATAATACGGAAGTTCGTAGAAAACAAATCGAAAGATTAGAATCTATTAAATTAAATAGAAATTCCGAAACGGTAGAACAGATTTTAAATGAAATCAGAGAATCTGCAAAAACAGGAAAAGGAAATCTTCTCGCATTATGTATCGAAGCGGCCCGCAGAAGAGTGACACTTGGCGAAATGAGCGATGCGATGGAAGAAAGTTTCGGAAGATATAAAGCGAATATCAGAACAATTTCAGGAGTTTATGCCATGAATGCAGGGAAAAACGAATATTTTGAAAAAGCATTAAATCTGACTCAGAAATTTGAGGAAGAAGAAGGTCGCCGACCAAGATTAATGGTAGCAAAAATGGGGCAGGATGGTCACGATCGAGGTGCAAAAGTAGTAGCAACTGCATTTGCAGACATGGGATTCGACGTCGATGTTGCGCCATTATTTCAGACTCCGGAAGAGGTGGCAAAACAGGCGGTGGAAAACGATATTCACATTTTGGGAGTTTCTTCATTGGCGGCCGGTCACAAAACATTGGTTCCGCAAGTGGTTGAAGAGTTGAAAAAGTTAGGTGCAGACGATATTACAATCGTTGTTGGTGGCGTAATTCCTCAACAGGATTATGAATTTTTATATGCCAACGGAGCAGATTTTATTTTCGGCCCGGGAACGAATCTTCCGAAATGCGCAGTTGATATTTTGGAGAAATTTTTAAACTAA
- a CDS encoding IS5 family transposase: MLGKIREDLQQNLFKTRLTELINMEHPVVKLAGEISWDKMESEFEKLFSENGRPSIAIRKIAGMLLLKEMFKESDESVIERWIENAYWQYFTGETFFQTEQPFDPSNFVHFRKRIGDKGLEFLLGQSVSLHPKAKTEDEVQVDTTVQEKNITFPTDAKLAKKVIDNCRKIAEKESVVQRQSYRRVSKQLLRDAFFGHHPRRQKKAKMARKKLRTIGKRVLRELERKLPKDVLKGYEDVFKIYLKALTQERTTKDKIYSLHEPQVACIAKGKSGKAYEFGTKVAVVRGRKTGIISSVKRFSGNPHDSKTLEESLAQSERVRKSVGGTRPTKATTDRGFKGIKEVEGTAILLPAKKEKTKYGQQVARLRFRARAAIEPCISHLKRNHSLGLNFLKGVAGDINNALLAGIGYNLKMRLNQIKQQILLWLELVLRIFLGKYNFQSQKTAF; this comes from the coding sequence ATGTTAGGCAAAATAAGAGAGGATTTACAGCAGAATTTATTCAAGACCAGGCTTACGGAGCTTATTAATATGGAGCATCCGGTGGTAAAATTAGCTGGGGAGATTTCCTGGGATAAAATGGAGTCAGAGTTTGAGAAATTATTTTCAGAAAACGGAAGACCTTCTATTGCTATCCGTAAAATAGCAGGAATGCTTTTGCTCAAGGAAATGTTTAAAGAAAGTGATGAAAGTGTAATAGAGAGATGGATTGAGAATGCGTATTGGCAATATTTTACCGGAGAAACCTTTTTCCAGACAGAGCAGCCTTTCGATCCGAGCAATTTTGTACACTTCAGAAAAAGAATTGGAGATAAGGGTTTGGAATTTCTTTTGGGACAAAGCGTTTCTCTCCATCCCAAAGCCAAAACAGAAGATGAAGTTCAGGTAGATACGACGGTTCAGGAGAAGAACATTACCTTTCCTACCGATGCCAAATTAGCAAAAAAAGTAATCGACAATTGTAGAAAAATAGCAGAAAAAGAGAGCGTTGTACAAAGACAAAGCTACAGAAGAGTGAGCAAACAATTATTGCGGGACGCTTTTTTTGGACATCATCCCAGAAGACAGAAGAAGGCAAAAATGGCGAGGAAAAAGCTCAGGACGATTGGTAAAAGAGTTCTTCGGGAATTGGAAAGAAAACTTCCTAAAGATGTTTTGAAAGGCTACGAAGACGTTTTTAAAATTTACCTTAAAGCACTCACCCAAGAACGTACCACGAAAGATAAAATTTACAGTCTTCACGAGCCACAAGTTGCGTGTATTGCGAAAGGAAAATCGGGAAAAGCATACGAGTTTGGGACAAAAGTAGCAGTAGTAAGAGGTCGGAAAACAGGGATCATCAGCTCGGTAAAGAGATTTTCTGGCAATCCTCACGATAGTAAAACTCTTGAAGAATCATTGGCACAGAGTGAGAGGGTAAGAAAATCCGTTGGCGGAACAAGACCTACGAAAGCCACTACAGACAGAGGATTTAAAGGAATCAAAGAAGTGGAAGGAACAGCAATTTTGCTTCCCGCAAAAAAAGAAAAAACAAAATATGGGCAACAAGTAGCCAGATTAAGATTCCGGGCAAGAGCAGCCATAGAACCTTGTATCTCTCATTTAAAAAGAAACCACTCCTTAGGATTAAACTTCCTGAAAGGAGTGGCTGGAGATATTAATAATGCATTATTAGCAGGGATTGGATACAATTTGAAGATGAGATTGAATCAAATCAAACAACAAATTCTTCTTTGGCTCGAACTTGTTCTCCGAATCTTTTTAGGCAAATATAATTTTCAAAGTCAAAAAACAGCTTTTTAA